From the genome of Nitrospirota bacterium:
TGAAATTTCGGACTGCGCATAGCGCTTATAAAACATCATCACATCCCGCACCGACACGACTCCCACGATCTCCCCGGCTTTGGTCACAGCGAGATGGCGCACACCCAGGTCGCCCATCATGTCCTGCGCATCGTTCACCGACTCACTCCCTTCGATCGTGCAAATGGGGGTCGTCATAACCATCTCGACGGTCATCTTGCCGAGCGGCTTGTTGGACGAAACAGCGCGGCGGACAATATCCGTATCGGTGAGGATCCCGACCAGCTTCTTCCCCTTCTTCACAAACAGCGAGCCGACCCGCGCAGCCTTCATTTTCTTCGCCGCGCTCACAATCGACACACCAGGGCCCACGGTCTTGGGGTGCTTGCTCATGATCTTTGCCACGGTGGACATCGCTGACTCC
Proteins encoded in this window:
- a CDS encoding CBS domain-containing protein, whose translation is MSTVAKIMSKHPKTVGPGVSIVSAAKKMKAARVGSLFVKKGKKLVGILTDTDIVRRAVSSNKPLGKMTVEMVMTTPICTIEGSESVNDAQDMMGDLGVRHLAVTKAGEIVGVVSVRDVMMFYKRYAQSEISPEVKYSEPKIGQD